The Hyalangium minutum DNA segment CTCGGCGCCCCAGGACAAGGTGCGCATCGTCATCGAGCCGAAGATGGCGTTCGGCACGGGTGACCACCCCACCACCTCGCTGTGCCTGGCGGCGATTGACACGTACATGGGCTCGCACCCGGGCGCGAGCGTGCTGGACGTGGGCACCGGCACCGGCGTGCTCGCCATCGCCGCGAAGAAGCTGGGCGCGGGCCGCGTGGTGGGCACGGACAACGACCCCACGTCCGTGGAGCTGGCCCACGAGAATGCCAGCGTGAACAGCACTCCGGACGTGGAGCTGTCCGGCAAGGAGCTGACACAGGTGAAGGGGCCGTTTGATTTGGTGGTGGCCAACATCCTGGCCAACACGCTCATCGCCCTGGCGCCGCTGATTGCGCCGAAGGTGAAGGACCGGCTCATCCTGGCGGGCGTGCTCGCGCACCAGAAGGCCGAGGTGGAGGCCGCCTTTACCGCCCACGGGCTCACCCCCGAGCCGGGGGCGGCCCAGGGCGAGTGGGTGCGGCTCGACTTCCACCGCTGAGGTGGCTCAGGTGGCGGCGGCGGGCTGCGGCTTCTTGCGCAGGAAGAGCAGGAAGAGCAGCCCCATGCCGGCGATGCCCGCGAAGGTGATGAGCCCGTCGAACCCCACGCTCGCGCGAGCCCCCAGGCCCCGGAAGCTCGAGGCCTGGCCATCCAGCGCGGTGGCGTAGCTGATGGCGAAGTTCGAGGCCGCGACGAAGAGCGTGTACTTGGTCGTG contains these protein-coding regions:
- a CDS encoding 50S ribosomal protein L11 methyltransferase, which codes for MSQTYLSLTVELPEDQSEAVQDVLHESGAMGLEVRDREAPPMPGVRGPNPGEAIVIAYFEDMDTAEAVRAQVAEDFPDARVLLEEKPQQDWSNEWKALIKSVQVGRLWVGPPWEADSAPQDKVRIVIEPKMAFGTGDHPTTSLCLAAIDTYMGSHPGASVLDVGTGTGVLAIAAKKLGAGRVVGTDNDPTSVELAHENASVNSTPDVELSGKELTQVKGPFDLVVANILANTLIALAPLIAPKVKDRLILAGVLAHQKAEVEAAFTAHGLTPEPGAAQGEWVRLDFHR